The stretch of DNA AAGCCACCGATGAACAAGGGCGTAGCGGTGTACGCGGCGAACACGACGCACTGCACCAGCGTGGGGTTGGCGTCATAGGTGCGTGACATCCAGTGGATGAACCCACCCATTACTGCGACACCCGCCAGCATGGCCAAATAAGACAGAAACGTGAGCTGAATTGCGCTGCTTTCCGTGAGCTTGACCGCTTCACCGCCGCCGATGCTCCAACCGACTTGCGTAGTGCCAATGAACGCCGATATGGCGGGTATCGCTGCCAGGACCATGACCTCCCCAAGGTGCAGGTTCCCGACGTTGCGTTCTTCTCCAGTGATCTCCTGCCATTCCTGGCCTGGGTGAGCAAACAGTCCCCATACGTGATTAATCATGCCAGCGTCTCCTCGGTTTTGGAGGGTCGCTTCGCCTGGCGTGCCGTCAGTTGGACGGGCGTGCGACCTTAAGTCGCAGTATAGGAAGTTGACGATACGGCGTACCCCGCCTGGTTAGAGCGATTGGAAGCTATTCGCTCAGCGGTAATAGCGTTCCAGTATTTCCATCGCCAGATTGATCGACTGGATCCGTGTTGTGCTGCCACCTCGGTCAGGATGGTGGATGCTGACAAGCTGGCGGTAGCGTCGCTTGATGATAGGCAGGCTCAGCGACCCAGCTTCTTGATCCAGCTCGAACAACTCAAGGGCCGCACGCTTCTGATCCGGGTCCCAGACTTCATTCCGATCGCCGATGAAGTCCCCGCGCATTCGCGACCAGAAGCTCGACAGCAGGCGCTCCACTTCCTGTTCATCGGTGTCGCGCAGATTGGCCATGTTCAGGTAGTAGTCGCGCAGTGGGTCATTCTCCACAACACCGCTGGCTCCAGGTACGTAGGGCTGAAGCTGAACACACAGCGGCGAGATCACAACGTTGTTACGTTGCTCGGCCCGTAATTGGTCGCGCAGACGATACAGTGCGTTGAAGACGAGAAAATGGGTGCGGAACAGCACCAGCTTGTCGAGGAGCGGGAGGTGCGGGATATGCGTGCTGTGCCGGGCTTTGAGTTGTTGAATCAGCTGGTATTCGCTGCAGCCCTCCGGCTGTTCGCTTAGCAGCTTGAATATATGCTCGGCCAGGTCCATCTCGGGTTCGAGGTCATCGTTCATGCTGGCAAGCCTAGCACAGGGCCAGCAAGGCAAAGAGCTGTAAGGAATGGGGTAGGGCGCGGCGCGCTTTACGCGTAAAATGCGCGCCTTTCGCATCACACCGGACTCCTGACATGGGCAACCTTTCGGTCAACCAAAACAAACTGCAGAAGCGCCTGCGCCGCCTGGCCGGCGAGGCTGTCACCGATTTCAACATGATCGAGGACGGCGACAAGGTCATGGTCTGCTTGTCAGGCGGCAAGGACAGCTACACCATGCTGGACGTGTTGCTCTACTTGCAGAAAGTAGCCCCGATCCGCTTCGAGATCGTCGCGGTGAACATGGACCAGAAGCAACCAGGCTTCCCCGAACACGTGCTGCCCGAATACCTCAAGTCCATCGGCGTCGAGTATCACATCGTCGAGAAAGACACCTATTCGGTGGTGAAGGAAAAAATTCCGGAAGGCAAGACCACCTGCTCGCTGTGTTCGCGTCTGCGGCGCGGCACCCTTTATACGTTCGCCGACGAGATTGGCGCGACCAAGATGGCGCTCGGGCATCACCGGGACGACATTCTCGAAACGTTTTTCCTCAACATGTTCTACGGCGGTACGCTGAAAGCCATGCCGCCGAAGTTGCTGTCCGATGACGGTCGCAACGTGGTGATTCGTCCGTTGGCCTATTGCAATGAAGCCGACATCGAAGCCTATTCACAGATGAAAGGATTCCCGATTATTCCCTGCAATCTCTGCGGCTCGCAGGAGAATCTGCAGCGTCAGGTGGTCAAGGAGATGCTCCAGGAGTGGGAGCGCAAGTCGCCGGGTCGCGTTGAAATCATGTTTCGTGCCTTGCAGAACGTGGTGCCGTCGCAGCTGGCCGATCGCAATCTATTCGACTTCACCAGCCTGCGTATCGACAACGAAGCCACGCCGCGCTTTGTTGATGTAATGAGCCTGTAAAGCCGCGGTAGGTTCGATCGAAGTTGCAAGCGAAGCGGACGTTCCGGTTTCAGCGTGTCGTGGGTGGCGTTCCGGTGTGTTGCGTCAGCCCACTGCATCAAGACCACCCTACACATCTGACGACGAAACGCCGTCCGGCTCGTGCACGCCGCCGCGCATCACGTAGGGTGGGCTTCAGCACACAACTCAGGCCCGTTCATTCCCTCAATAACGTGTACTAAGGCGGAATGCCGTTTGGGCCGGGCTATACGCTTGCAGCGTCCCGCTTGCCGCAGTAAGGTAAGCGCCATTCAGGAGTTCAATATGTCCCTCAGCCTTGCTTCCCTCAGCCATGCAACCGCCGGTGCCGCACGCGCCGCGCATCTGCGTGGCCAGGTGATCGCCGCTGGTTATTACTTTGGGTATTGGTTTAGCCATAGGCGCGCCTGATACCCCGCAGGCGCCCTTGCAAGCAGGGTCGCCACCAGACAGTTTTCGAACCCCCGGTCGGCCACCCGACCGGGGGTTTGTTTTTTCCGGCCTTAAAAAAAGCCACTCGAACCGAGGAATGCACCATGTACAGCTACCGCAACGTTTACCGCTTCTACCGCTATGACTGGCGATTTTGCCGCTTCAATGCCGCCGCTCCGACACCTATAGACCGAACACTTCGTTAGTGCCGACGCGGCAGCCGTGCCGCGCAGGTCAAGGACCGCCAGATCATGAATGCATCCGTTTCCGCTCAACTCGCCAGCAGTAGCCCAGCCGTCACCCCAGCCAGACGCAGTACTCATCCGCTGCCCAGTCCCGCCGTGTTACGCCAGCGCCTTCCGCTGAGCGCTTCGCTCGCCGCTCGCACCCATGCCGATCGCAACGCGATCCGTGCCGTGCTGAGCGGTCACGATCCACGCTTGCTTGTCGTGGTCGGCCCGTGCTCGCTGCATGACCCCGAATCCGCCCTGGAATACGCCGAGCGCCTCGCCGAGCTGGCACCGCAGATCGATGATCAGCTGCTATTGGTCATGCGCGCCTACGTCGAAAAGCCGCGGACCACGGTCGGCTGGAAAGGGCTGGTCTACGATCCCTTCCTCGATGGAAGCGGCGATATGGCCGAAGGTCTGAGCCGGTCCCGGCGTCTGATGCTCGACATACTTGAGCGAGGCCTGCCGATTGCGACCGAGCTGCTGCAGCCCCTGGCGGCTGGCTATTTTGATGACCTGCTGGCGTGGGCCGCGATCGGAGCGCGCACCAGCGAATCGCAGATCCATCGCGAAATGGTGAGTGGGCTGGACGTGCCGGTAGGGTTCAAGAACGGCACCGACGGCAGCCTGGGTATCGCCTGCGATGCCATGCGCTCGGCGGCACATCCGCACCGGCATTTTGGTCTGGATGACCTGGGCCATCCGGCGCTGCTGGAAACGCGTGGCAACCCGGACACCCACTTGGTGCTGCGTGGCGGCCACGGTGCGCCAAACTATGACGCCGCGAACGTTGCTGCGGCGCGCGCGGCGCTCCAGCAACAGGGCATTGCCCCGCGCATCATGGTCGACTGCAGCCATGCCAACAGCGGCAAGGATCCGCTGTGTCAGCCTGCAGTGCTCGACGCCGTTATCGACCAGCGCTTGGCTGGTGATTCGAGTCTGCGTGGCGTGATGCTCGAGAGCCACCTTTTTGACGGCTGTCAGCCGCTGTCCAGCAAATTGCACTATGGCGTTTCCATTACTGATGGCTGTCTTGGATGGACGGCAACCGAGCAGATGCTGCGCCACACCGCCCAGCGGTTACGGCCATAAGCCGGACAAGCCCGACCGCGACGGTCGGGCTTGCGGGCCCAGGTTGCCGAAGGCACTCTGTTTGGCTCGTTTCTGAGCAACCTTTTCAGGACCCGCATGCGCGACTACAAATGGCTGCACGAATATTGTCTGAATCGGTTTGGTTCCGTCGGCGCCCTAGAAAGCCGACTGCCACGGCCAAAGACTCCCGACGAGCTCCGACGTGTCACAGACGACCGTTATCTATCGCTGATCAGTCTTCGGATATTTCGTGCCGGGCTCAAGCACAGCCTGGTCGATGCCAAGTGGCCGGCCTTCGAGGAGGTATTCTTTCGCTTCGATCCTGAGAAGCTGGTGCTGATGGGCGGTGAGCATATCGAGCGGTTGATGCAGGATTCACGGATCATTCGTCATCTAGGCAAGCTCAAGAGCGTGCCACGTAACGCTCAGTTCGTCCTCGACGTTACCCAGGAGCGCGGCAGGTTCGGCAATCTGATTGCTGACTGGCCGGTGACCGATATTGTCGGGCTGTGGCGTTACCTAGCCAAACACGGCAGCCAGCTTGGAGGGCTGTCAGCGCCACGCCTGCTGCGCATGGCCGGCAAGGACACCTTCATCCCCAGCAATGACGTCGTGGCCGCGCTCAAGGCGCAAAAAGTGATGGATAAAGTGCCAAGCAGCCAGCGCGACCAAGCGGCGGTGC from Pseudomonas sp. DNDY-54 encodes:
- a CDS encoding Yip1 family protein, with translation MINHVWGLFAHPGQEWQEITGEERNVGNLHLGEVMVLAAIPAISAFIGTTQVGWSIGGGEAVKLTESSAIQLTFLSYLAMLAGVAVMGGFIHWMSRTYDANPTLVQCVVFAAYTATPLFIGGLAALYPHIWLGMIVGTAAICYTTYLLYVGLPTFMNIPSDEGFLFSSSVLAVGLVVLVAIIALSVIMWGMGVGPIYIR
- a CDS encoding DNA-J related domain-containing protein; the protein is MNDDLEPEMDLAEHIFKLLSEQPEGCSEYQLIQQLKARHSTHIPHLPLLDKLVLFRTHFLVFNALYRLRDQLRAEQRNNVVISPLCVQLQPYVPGASGVVENDPLRDYYLNMANLRDTDEQEVERLLSSFWSRMRGDFIGDRNEVWDPDQKRAALELFELDQEAGSLSLPIIKRRYRQLVSIHHPDRGGSTTRIQSINLAMEILERYYR
- the ttcA gene encoding tRNA 2-thiocytidine(32) synthetase TtcA; its protein translation is MGNLSVNQNKLQKRLRRLAGEAVTDFNMIEDGDKVMVCLSGGKDSYTMLDVLLYLQKVAPIRFEIVAVNMDQKQPGFPEHVLPEYLKSIGVEYHIVEKDTYSVVKEKIPEGKTTCSLCSRLRRGTLYTFADEIGATKMALGHHRDDILETFFLNMFYGGTLKAMPPKLLSDDGRNVVIRPLAYCNEADIEAYSQMKGFPIIPCNLCGSQENLQRQVVKEMLQEWERKSPGRVEIMFRALQNVVPSQLADRNLFDFTSLRIDNEATPRFVDVMSL
- a CDS encoding 3-deoxy-7-phosphoheptulonate synthase, with translation MNASVSAQLASSSPAVTPARRSTHPLPSPAVLRQRLPLSASLAARTHADRNAIRAVLSGHDPRLLVVVGPCSLHDPESALEYAERLAELAPQIDDQLLLVMRAYVEKPRTTVGWKGLVYDPFLDGSGDMAEGLSRSRRLMLDILERGLPIATELLQPLAAGYFDDLLAWAAIGARTSESQIHREMVSGLDVPVGFKNGTDGSLGIACDAMRSAAHPHRHFGLDDLGHPALLETRGNPDTHLVLRGGHGAPNYDAANVAAARAALQQQGIAPRIMVDCSHANSGKDPLCQPAVLDAVIDQRLAGDSSLRGVMLESHLFDGCQPLSSKLHYGVSITDGCLGWTATEQMLRHTAQRLRP
- a CDS encoding DNA-3-methyladenine glycosylase I codes for the protein MRDYKWLHEYCLNRFGSVGALESRLPRPKTPDELRRVTDDRYLSLISLRIFRAGLKHSLVDAKWPAFEEVFFRFDPEKLVLMGGEHIERLMQDSRIIRHLGKLKSVPRNAQFVLDVTQERGRFGNLIADWPVTDIVGLWRYLAKHGSQLGGLSAPRLLRMAGKDTFIPSNDVVAALKAQKVMDKVPSSQRDQAAVQALFNRWHEESGRPMCQLSTMLAFTVNH